One segment of Bacteroides caecimuris DNA contains the following:
- a CDS encoding TrmH family RNA methyltransferase encodes MASLSKNKIKYIHSLELKKIRKEERVFLAEGPKLVGDLLGHFPCRFLAATPFWFQEHPGIDASELVEVSQEDLSRASLLKTPQQVLAIFEQPQYTLDPEAVRSSLCLALDDVQDPGNLGTIIRLADWFGIEHIICSKNTVDVYNPKTIQATMGGIARVKVHYTSLPDFIRSLGDTPVFGTFLDGKNMYEQPLSANGLIVMGNEGNGIGKEVATLINRKLYIPNYPAGQETSESLNVAIATAVICAEFRRQAAWK; translated from the coding sequence ATGGCATCATTAAGTAAAAACAAAATAAAGTATATCCACTCGCTGGAACTGAAGAAAATACGTAAAGAAGAGCGGGTATTTCTGGCTGAAGGTCCTAAATTGGTAGGTGATTTACTCGGACATTTCCCCTGTCGTTTTTTAGCAGCCACTCCCTTCTGGTTTCAGGAGCATCCGGGTATTGACGCAAGTGAACTGGTAGAAGTTTCACAGGAAGATCTTTCACGGGCCAGTCTATTGAAAACTCCCCAACAGGTACTTGCTATTTTCGAACAACCACAATATACCTTGGATCCGGAGGCAGTTCGTTCATCACTTTGCCTTGCATTGGACGATGTACAGGATCCCGGAAATCTGGGTACTATTATCCGTTTGGCCGACTGGTTTGGCATCGAACATATTATCTGCTCGAAGAATACGGTAGATGTATATAACCCTAAGACCATACAAGCCACTATGGGTGGAATTGCCCGGGTGAAAGTACATTATACTTCCCTCCCCGATTTTATCCGGTCGCTCGGAGATACTCCTGTGTTCGGTACGTTCCTGGATGGAAAAAACATGTATGAACAACCATTGTCGGCCAATGGCCTGATCGTAATGGGAAATGAAGGAAATGGCATAGGGAAAGAGGTAGCCACATTAATCAATAGAAAATTATATATCCCCAATTACCCGGCAGGTCAAGAGACATCCGAGTCTCTGAATGTAGCCATTGCTACCGCAGTAATCTGTGCCGAGTTCCGTCGACAGGCTGCATGGAAGTAA
- a CDS encoding BamA/TamA family outer membrane protein: MRRNFLCLLASAAVLSLASCTTTKFVPDGSYLLDEVKIRTDQKNIRPSFLRMYVRQNPNAKWFSLIKTQLYVYNLSGRDSTKWGNKFLRRIGDAPVIYSEDEAQRSEEEITKAVYNMGYMAATVKRSTKVKKKKIKVYYDVTAGKPYVVQSIKYDIYDPKIAALLKQDSARSLLKEGMYFDVNVLDADRQRITNKLLRNGYYKFNKDYIGYTADTVRNTYNVDLTQHLQMYKAHANDSARAHRQYWINKINFITDYDVLQSSAMSSVDINDSVHYKGYPIYYKDKLYLRPKVLTDNLRFASGDLYNERDVQQTYSSFGRLSALKYTNIRFIETQIGDSTMLDCYVMLTKSKHKSVAFEVEGTNSAGDLGAAASVSFQNRNLFRGSETFMIKFRGAYEVISGLQAGYSNNNYTEYGVETSINFPNFLFPFISSDFKRKIRATTEFGLQYNYQLRPEFLRTMASANWSYKWTQRQKIQHRIDLINIAFLYLPRISDRFKEDYINKGQNHIFQYNYQNRLIVNMGYSYNYNSVGGSIINNTIASNSYSIRFNFESAGNIMYALSKATNIRKNNNGEYAILGIPYAQYLKGEFDFAKNIRIDHRNSFAFHAGVGIAVPYGNAKTIPFEKQYFSGGANSVRGWAVRDLGPGSFAGNGNLLDQSGDIKLDASIEYRSKLFWKFQGAAFIDAGNIWTIRSYANQPGGVFKFDKFYKQIAVAYGLGLRLDLDFFILRFDGGMKAVNPAYETKKEHFPIIYPKFSRDFAFHFAVGYPF, from the coding sequence ATGAGGAGAAATTTTCTTTGTTTGCTTGCTTCTGCTGCTGTCTTGTCACTTGCTTCGTGTACTACCACTAAGTTTGTGCCGGATGGATCTTATCTGCTGGATGAAGTTAAAATTCGTACGGACCAGAAAAATATACGGCCTTCTTTCTTGCGCATGTATGTTCGTCAAAATCCTAATGCCAAGTGGTTCAGTCTGATAAAGACCCAACTTTATGTATACAATCTGTCGGGGCGTGATTCAACCAAATGGGGGAATAAGTTCTTGAGAAGAATAGGGGATGCTCCCGTAATATATAGCGAGGACGAAGCACAACGTTCTGAAGAAGAGATCACTAAGGCTGTGTATAATATGGGATATATGGCGGCAACAGTGAAACGTTCGACCAAAGTAAAAAAGAAAAAGATCAAAGTCTATTATGACGTAACGGCAGGCAAGCCATACGTTGTTCAATCTATCAAATATGATATTTATGATCCTAAAATAGCTGCGCTTCTTAAACAGGATTCTGCCAGAAGTTTGCTGAAGGAGGGTATGTATTTTGATGTGAATGTATTGGATGCGGACAGGCAACGTATCACGAATAAGTTACTTCGGAATGGTTACTATAAATTTAATAAAGATTATATCGGATATACTGCCGATACCGTTCGTAATACTTATAATGTAGATCTGACTCAACATTTGCAGATGTATAAAGCTCATGCGAATGATTCGGCAAGAGCACATCGGCAATATTGGATCAATAAGATTAATTTTATTACGGATTATGATGTTTTGCAGTCCTCGGCAATGAGCAGTGTGGACATCAATGATTCGGTGCATTATAAGGGATATCCGATTTACTATAAGGATAAACTCTATTTGCGTCCAAAAGTTCTTACGGATAACCTTCGGTTTGCTTCCGGCGACCTGTATAATGAGCGCGATGTGCAGCAGACCTATTCCAGTTTTGGACGTTTATCGGCATTGAAATATACGAATATCCGTTTTATTGAGACTCAAATAGGAGATTCAACGATGCTCGATTGTTATGTGATGCTGACTAAGAGCAAGCATAAATCAGTAGCTTTCGAGGTAGAGGGAACTAATTCTGCCGGTGACTTGGGAGCGGCAGCTTCCGTCTCTTTCCAAAACAGGAACCTTTTTCGCGGATCGGAAACTTTTATGATAAAATTCCGTGGAGCGTATGAAGTCATTTCCGGACTTCAGGCAGGTTATTCGAATAATAACTATACAGAGTACGGGGTGGAAACGAGTATCAACTTCCCTAATTTTCTGTTCCCTTTCATTTCCTCTGATTTTAAACGGAAAATCAGGGCGACAACAGAGTTTGGTTTGCAATATAATTATCAGTTGCGCCCGGAATTCCTGCGTACGATGGCTTCTGCCAATTGGAGCTACAAGTGGACGCAACGTCAGAAGATACAACACCGTATTGATTTGATTAATATTGCTTTTCTATATTTGCCTCGTATTTCTGACAGGTTTAAAGAAGACTATATTAATAAAGGGCAGAACCATATTTTCCAGTATAATTATCAGAATCGATTGATTGTAAATATGGGATATAGCTATAATTATAATAGCGTGGGAGGGTCTATTATCAATAATACGATTGCATCTAATTCATATTCCATCCGTTTTAATTTCGAGTCGGCAGGAAATATAATGTATGCCCTGTCTAAAGCTACCAATATTCGGAAGAATAATAATGGTGAATACGCTATTTTGGGAATTCCTTATGCTCAATATCTGAAAGGAGAGTTTGATTTTGCCAAGAATATCAGAATTGACCATCGTAACTCTTTTGCGTTTCATGCCGGTGTAGGAATAGCTGTACCTTATGGAAATGCAAAAACGATTCCGTTTGAGAAACAATACTTCTCAGGTGGAGCCAATAGTGTTCGCGGATGGGCTGTTCGCGATTTGGGACCGGGTTCTTTTGCCGGAAATGGAAATTTGCTCGATCAATCGGGAGATATTAAGCTGGATGCCAGCATTGAATACCGAAGCAAATTATTCTGGAAATTCCAGGGAGCGGCATTTATTGATGCGGGTAATATCTGGACCATCCGGAGTTATGCCAACCAACCGGGAGGAGTTTTCAAGTTTGACAAGTTTTATAAGCAAATAGCCGTGGCCTATGGACTAGGGCTTCGCCTGGATTTAGATTTCTTTATTCTTCGTTTTGATGGAGGTATGAAAGCTGTCAATCCCGCCTATGAAACGAAGAAAGAGCATTTCCCGATTATTTATCCTAAATTTAGTCGTGACTTTGCTTTCCATTTTGCTGTGGGATATCCTTTTTAA
- a CDS encoding DUF6965 family protein, giving the protein MAQHTYDNEAVQELLNWAKKMLETKNYPTERYQVNQCTTIIDGQSYLESLIAMISRNWENPTFYPTIEQLWEFREKWENKES; this is encoded by the coding sequence ATGGCGCAACATACTTATGACAATGAAGCAGTTCAGGAGTTATTGAACTGGGCAAAAAAGATGCTCGAAACAAAGAATTATCCAACTGAAAGATATCAGGTCAATCAATGCACTACGATTATTGATGGTCAATCGTATTTGGAATCGTTGATTGCTATGATTTCCAGAAACTGGGAAAATCCGACTTTTTATCCTACTATTGAGCAATTATGGGAGTTCAGGGAAAAATGGGAAAACAAAGAATCGTAG
- a CDS encoding DUF4296 domain-containing protein, giving the protein MKNKFRFHLCLVCMFVFAVAGCKVKRPGDVISESKMENLLYDYHVAKSMGDNLPYSENYKKALYIDAVFKKYGTTQAAFDSSMVWYTRNTEILSKIYDKVKKRLRDEQELVGDLIAKRDKKPKMTKQGDSIDVWPWQRMIRLTGEMMDNQYVFTLPTDSNYKDRDTLVWEVRYCFLEPMLADSLRGVTMAMQVIYEKDTINHWKTVTESGVQQIRLFADTLGAMKEIKGFIYYPMDSQEKGGAVLADRFMMTRYHCTDTLAFAVRDSLNKIEALKADSLKKIATKENADSLHKVIDKNKDDMQRLTPEEMNRRRTGTHREKKPEQIQVEQHIQKERIEQRKERQMNQRRKQQQRRSNN; this is encoded by the coding sequence ATGAAAAATAAATTTCGGTTTCATCTGTGTCTCGTCTGCATGTTCGTGTTTGCGGTAGCCGGGTGTAAAGTGAAAAGACCCGGTGATGTAATCTCGGAATCGAAGATGGAGAATTTGCTGTATGATTATCATGTGGCAAAGTCTATGGGAGATAATTTGCCTTATAGTGAGAACTATAAGAAAGCATTGTATATCGACGCCGTTTTCAAAAAATACGGGACTACACAAGCTGCATTTGACTCATCCATGGTTTGGTATACCCGTAACACAGAGATTTTATCGAAAATTTATGATAAGGTAAAAAAACGTTTGAGAGACGAACAGGAACTTGTTGGCGACCTGATAGCCAAGCGTGATAAGAAACCGAAAATGACCAAGCAAGGTGATAGCATTGATGTCTGGCCGTGGCAGCGTATGATACGTCTGACCGGTGAAATGATGGATAATCAATATGTATTTACTTTGCCGACCGACTCTAACTACAAAGACCGGGATACACTGGTATGGGAAGTGCGGTATTGTTTCCTGGAGCCGATGCTTGCCGACTCTTTAAGAGGTGTCACTATGGCTATGCAGGTGATTTATGAAAAAGATACGATCAATCATTGGAAAACGGTGACTGAATCGGGTGTGCAACAAATTCGTTTGTTTGCAGACACATTAGGTGCGATGAAAGAAATAAAAGGTTTCATTTATTATCCGATGGATAGCCAGGAAAAAGGCGGGGCAGTATTGGCCGACCGTTTCATGATGACTCGTTATCATTGTACAGATACGCTTGCATTTGCCGTACGCGATTCTTTGAATAAGATAGAAGCATTGAAAGCGGATTCTTTGAAGAAGATAGCTACTAAAGAAAATGCCGACTCTTTACATAAGGTCATAGACAAGAATAAAGATGACATGCAGCGTCTGACACCGGAAGAGATGAACCGTCGTCGTACGGGAACTCATCGTGAAAAGAAGCCGGAACAGATTCAGGTGGAACAGCATATCCAAAAGGAACGGATAGAGCAAAGAAAAGAACGCCAGATGAATCAACGCAGGAAGCAACAACAAAGACGTTCAAACAACTGA
- a CDS encoding lipoprotein signal peptidase — protein MKKLFTKGRITLLVIFSVLIIDQIIKIWVKTHMYWHQSNRVTDWFYIYFTENNGMAFGMEIFGKLFLTTFRIVAVALIGWYLYKIIKKGFKTGYIVCVALILTGALGNIIDSVFYGVIFNESTHSQIASFMPEGGGYSTWFYGKVVDMFYFPIIDTNWPTWMPFVGGEHFIFFSPIFNFADAAISCGIIALLLFYSKYLNESYHSLDKDKKEATDHEK, from the coding sequence ATGAAGAAATTATTCACGAAGGGAAGAATTACCCTTCTCGTCATCTTTTCCGTATTGATTATTGACCAGATTATAAAAATCTGGGTTAAAACTCATATGTACTGGCATCAAAGCAATCGTGTGACGGACTGGTTTTATATTTATTTCACCGAAAACAACGGGATGGCTTTCGGTATGGAAATCTTCGGCAAGTTATTCCTGACAACATTCCGTATTGTTGCAGTAGCATTGATAGGGTGGTATCTCTATAAAATCATAAAGAAAGGGTTCAAAACAGGCTATATCGTTTGTGTGGCTCTTATTCTGACCGGTGCTTTGGGGAACATCATAGATAGCGTGTTCTATGGAGTTATTTTCAATGAAAGCACTCATTCGCAGATTGCCAGTTTCATGCCGGAAGGTGGTGGATATTCTACCTGGTTTTACGGAAAAGTGGTGGATATGTTTTACTTTCCGATTATAGATACAAACTGGCCTACGTGGATGCCGTTTGTAGGTGGAGAGCATTTTATATTCTTTAGCCCGATCTTTAATTTTGCGGATGCCGCTATCAGTTGCGGTATCATTGCCTTGTTACTCTTTTATAGTAAATATTTGAATGAGTCTTATCATTCGCTGGATAAAGATAAAAAGGAAGCTACAGATCATGAAAAATAA
- a CDS encoding peptide MFS transporter, translating to MNNSPQHAAKGFTRAFWVSNTVELFERMAYYAVFIVLTIYLSSILGFNDFEASMISGLFSGGLYLLPIFSGAYADKIGFRKSMIIAFSLLSVGYLGLGVFPTLLEAAGLVSYGVTTQFNGLPDSYTQWIIVPVLFVLMVGGSFIKSIISASVAKETTEATRARGYSIFYMMVNVGAFTGKTIIDPLRNVIGEQAYIYINYFSGAMTIIALLSVILLYKSTHTAGEGKSLREIGQGFMRIITNWRLLILILIVTGFWMVQQQLYATMPKYVIRLAGETAKPGWIANVNPFVVVCCVSFITRLMAKRSAITSMNVGMFLIPFSALLMACGNLLGNDLITDMSNITLMMIVGIVVQALAECFISPRYLEYFSLQAPKGEEGMYLGFSHLHSFLSSIFGFGLAGILLTKYCPDPALFETRAAWEAASANAHYIWYYFAAIGLIAAVALLLFAKITESIDKKKESSR from the coding sequence ATGAACAATTCCCCTCAGCATGCTGCTAAAGGCTTTACGAGAGCATTTTGGGTCAGCAACACAGTCGAACTGTTTGAGCGTATGGCATACTATGCCGTTTTCATCGTTCTCACTATTTATCTATCCTCCATTTTAGGTTTTAATGATTTTGAAGCAAGTATGATTTCCGGGCTTTTTTCCGGTGGGTTATATCTGCTTCCTATTTTTTCCGGTGCTTATGCTGATAAGATAGGTTTCCGGAAGTCAATGATTATAGCATTTTCCTTATTATCCGTCGGATATTTAGGATTGGGAGTGTTTCCTACTTTGCTAGAAGCTGCCGGTCTGGTTAGTTATGGCGTCACTACTCAATTTAATGGTTTGCCTGATAGCTATACCCAGTGGATTATTGTGCCAGTCTTGTTTGTGCTTATGGTGGGAGGGTCTTTCATTAAGTCCATCATTTCTGCATCTGTGGCTAAGGAAACAACAGAAGCAACGCGTGCGCGTGGTTATTCCATCTTTTATATGATGGTAAATGTAGGTGCTTTTACCGGTAAAACAATTATCGATCCTTTGCGTAATGTCATTGGGGAGCAGGCATATATCTATATTAATTATTTCTCCGGTGCGATGACAATTATTGCTTTGCTTTCTGTTATTCTCCTTTATAAATCAACACACACGGCTGGTGAAGGAAAAAGTCTCCGTGAGATTGGGCAAGGATTTATGCGAATCATCACCAACTGGCGTTTATTGATTCTTATTCTGATTGTTACAGGGTTTTGGATGGTGCAACAGCAACTTTATGCCACTATGCCTAAATATGTGATCCGGTTGGCCGGCGAGACGGCGAAACCGGGTTGGATTGCTAATGTGAATCCCTTTGTGGTGGTTTGTTGCGTTAGCTTTATCACGCGTTTGATGGCAAAGCGCAGTGCGATTACTTCGATGAATGTGGGAATGTTTTTGATTCCTTTTTCGGCGTTGCTGATGGCATGTGGAAATTTGCTAGGCAATGATCTTATTACTGACATGAGCAATATTACCCTGATGATGATTGTAGGTATAGTGGTACAGGCACTTGCCGAATGTTTTATTTCGCCGCGTTATCTAGAATATTTCTCTTTGCAGGCTCCTAAAGGCGAAGAAGGAATGTATTTAGGATTCAGTCATTTACATTCTTTCCTTTCTTCTATCTTTGGTTTTGGTCTGGCGGGAATCCTGCTTACCAAATATTGTCCGGATCCTGCTTTGTTCGAGACACGGGCAGCATGGGAGGCGGCTAGCGCAAATGCCCATTATATATGGTATTACTTTGCTGCTATTGGTCTGATTGCCGCTGTAGCGCTACTATTATTTGCGAAAATCACCGAATCCATCGACAAAAAGAAGGAATCTTCTCGGTAA
- a CDS encoding transposase family protein: MKTSSSQTIDPVASLSLFLPSGILDYFTLVNHVSQDTCFILYLEEKATIPSEYSDLHLHSKGFLPEIEVQDFPIRGKAVYLRIKRRRWEDPSTGQTYSRDWSLVATGTRITAEFGAFLKELLG; encoded by the coding sequence ATGAAAACATCCTCTTCCCAAACGATTGATCCTGTTGCTTCTTTAAGCTTGTTCTTGCCTTCAGGAATCCTTGATTACTTCACCCTAGTCAATCATGTATCTCAGGATACTTGCTTTATTCTTTATTTAGAGGAGAAAGCGACTATTCCTTCCGAGTACTCTGATCTCCATCTTCACTCAAAAGGTTTCCTCCCTGAGATTGAAGTTCAGGACTTCCCTATCCGTGGTAAAGCCGTTTATTTACGTATCAAGCGTCGTCGCTGGGAAGATCCATCCACCGGGCAGACGTATAGTCGTGACTGGAGTTTGGTAGCCACCGGTACTCGCATAACCGCTGAGTTCGGTGCTTTTTTAAAAGAATTACTTGGATAA
- a CDS encoding DUF3332 domain-containing protein — protein sequence MKRGKLTLVAVVLSGSLLFSSCVGSFSLFNRLSSWNQSVGNKFVNELVFLAFNIIPVYGVAYLADALVINSIEFWSGSNPMANVGDVKKVKGENGNYMVKTLENGYSITKEGETASMDLIYNKEANTWNVVANGESAELVKMNNDGTADLFLPNGEKMNVTLDAQGMLAARQATMSNLMFAAR from the coding sequence ATGAAAAGAGGGAAACTGACTTTAGTCGCAGTAGTACTTAGCGGTAGTTTATTATTCAGTTCTTGTGTAGGATCATTCAGTTTATTCAATCGCCTGTCTTCTTGGAATCAATCAGTTGGAAACAAGTTTGTAAACGAACTCGTGTTCCTTGCTTTCAACATTATTCCAGTTTATGGTGTAGCTTATTTAGCTGATGCTTTAGTTATCAATTCTATCGAATTCTGGAGTGGCTCCAACCCGATGGCTAACGTAGGTGACGTAAAGAAAGTAAAAGGAGAGAATGGCAACTACATGGTGAAAACTCTTGAGAATGGATATTCTATTACTAAAGAAGGAGAAACTGCTTCAATGGATTTGATCTACAACAAAGAAGCTAACACATGGAACGTCGTTGCAAACGGTGAAAGCGCTGAATTAGTAAAAATGAACAATGACGGCACTGCTGATTTGTTCTTACCGAATGGCGAAAAAATGAATGTAACGTTGGATGCTCAAGGCATGCTGGCAGCACGCCAAGCTACAATGAGCAATCTGATGTTTGCCGCCCGCTAA
- a CDS encoding TraR/DksA family transcriptional regulator translates to MAEKTRYSDAELEEFRAIIMEKLELAQRDYEQLKKSLMGLDGNDTDDTSPTYKVLEEGANTLSKEETTRLAQRQLKFIQGLQAALIRIENKTYGICRETGKLIPAERLRAVPHATLSIEAKNSGKK, encoded by the coding sequence ATGGCAGAAAAGACTAGATACTCGGATGCGGAACTCGAAGAATTCCGTGCCATCATTATGGAGAAACTGGAATTGGCCCAACGTGACTATGAACAGTTGAAGAAGAGTCTGATGGGATTGGATGGTAATGATACCGATGATACATCTCCTACATATAAAGTGTTGGAAGAGGGAGCTAATACACTTTCCAAGGAAGAAACAACCCGTCTGGCACAACGTCAGTTGAAGTTTATCCAGGGATTGCAGGCTGCTTTGATACGTATTGAGAATAAGACGTACGGCATTTGCCGGGAAACCGGAAAATTGATTCCGGCAGAGCGTCTGCGTGCTGTTCCTCATGCCACTTTGAGTATTGAGGCCAAAAACAGTGGTAAAAAATAA
- a CDS encoding DoxX family protein: protein MIYDFLFPTKSNTTKVSLLLLAVRIIFGILLMNHGIQKWSSFQELSTVFPDPLGIGNPLSLGLAIFGELVCSMAFIVGFLYRLAMIPMIFTMIVAFFVVHANDVFAVKELAFIYLVVFILMYITGPGKFSIDHIIGNELSRRKSRAYKNLK, encoded by the coding sequence ATGATTTATGATTTCTTATTCCCCACAAAATCGAATACAACAAAAGTGTCTTTGTTGCTATTGGCTGTCCGGATCATCTTCGGCATATTATTAATGAACCACGGTATCCAAAAATGGAGTAGTTTCCAAGAGTTGTCAACCGTATTTCCTGATCCGCTTGGCATAGGAAATCCCCTGTCTCTCGGATTAGCTATTTTTGGCGAGCTTGTGTGTTCAATGGCATTTATTGTAGGCTTCTTATATCGTTTAGCCATGATCCCGATGATTTTCACGATGATAGTAGCTTTCTTTGTAGTTCACGCAAATGATGTATTTGCTGTTAAAGAGCTAGCTTTCATTTATTTAGTAGTATTCATATTGATGTATATTACCGGTCCGGGTAAATTTTCAATAGACCATATCATCGGAAACGAATTGTCAAGACGAAAATCAAGAGCATACAAAAATTTAAAATAA
- a CDS encoding MBL fold metallo-hydrolase, translating to MKVRFISLASGSSGNCYYLGTETYGILIDAGIGIRTIKKTLKDYNILMDSIRAVFITHDHADHIKAVGNLGEKMNIPVYTTARIHAGINRSYCMTEKLSSSVRYLEKQEPMILEDFHIESFEVPHDGTDNVGYCIEIGGKVFSFLTDLGEITPTAAHYISKAHYLILEANYDEEMLKMGPYPQYLKERIASKTGHMSNSDTAEFLAENITEHLRYIWLCHLSKDNNHPELAYKTVEWKLKNKGILVGKDVQLLALKRNTPSELYVFE from the coding sequence ATGAAAGTAAGATTTATAAGCCTGGCGAGTGGCAGTAGTGGGAACTGTTATTATCTGGGCACTGAAACCTATGGAATACTGATAGATGCCGGGATCGGCATACGTACTATCAAAAAAACACTGAAAGATTATAATATCTTGATGGATAGTATTCGTGCGGTATTCATAACGCACGATCATGCTGACCATATCAAAGCTGTGGGTAATTTGGGAGAAAAAATGAATATTCCTGTTTATACCACCGCACGTATTCATGCTGGGATTAATCGTAGCTATTGTATGACGGAGAAGCTTAGCTCGTCAGTCCGTTATCTGGAAAAGCAAGAGCCGATGATTTTGGAGGATTTTCATATCGAATCTTTTGAAGTGCCGCATGATGGAACGGACAATGTGGGTTATTGCATTGAAATCGGCGGCAAAGTCTTTTCTTTCTTAACGGACCTTGGAGAAATTACTCCTACAGCTGCCCATTATATCAGTAAAGCCCATTATCTGATACTTGAAGCTAACTATGATGAGGAAATGCTTAAAATGGGACCTTATCCTCAATATTTGAAAGAGCGGATTGCAAGTAAAACCGGACACATGAGCAATTCTGATACTGCGGAATTTTTAGCGGAAAATATCACTGAACATTTGCGATATATTTGGTTATGTCATTTGAGTAAAGACAATAATCATCCGGAGTTAGCTTATAAAACGGTGGAATGGAAATTAAAGAACAAAGGTATTCTTGTAGGTAAAGATGTGCAACTGCTTGCTTTAAAGCGAAATACGCCTTCCGAGCTTTATGTGTTCGAATAA